From the Ruania alkalisoli genome, one window contains:
- a CDS encoding MBL fold metallo-hydrolase, which produces MEIVHRGHACLDVTSRGMRVLIDPGSYSHVPSLAGVDALVLTHSHADHADLEVARRVHHESPQAVLLAPPDLAATWQAEGLPVEAVRPGTAVTIGTVALAFTGGRHAVVHRDLPVVDNVGVLVDGTLYHPGDSFDLPEAPVRVLAVPVSGPWLKLGEVLDFVAQVRASTVLPIHEVHLSEIGKRMVLARVEHVTAEYGGRFVTGRWQESTDKSPTSRD; this is translated from the coding sequence ATGGAGATCGTGCACCGTGGCCACGCCTGCCTGGATGTGACCAGCCGGGGCATGCGGGTACTCATCGACCCTGGGAGCTACTCGCACGTGCCCTCACTCGCTGGGGTCGATGCGCTCGTGCTGACCCATTCCCACGCCGATCATGCCGATCTTGAGGTCGCTCGCCGCGTGCATCACGAAAGTCCGCAGGCGGTGCTGCTCGCACCCCCGGATCTCGCTGCCACGTGGCAAGCCGAAGGACTACCGGTGGAGGCGGTGCGGCCTGGCACTGCCGTGACCATCGGCACGGTGGCGCTCGCGTTCACGGGCGGTCGCCACGCGGTGGTGCACCGGGATCTGCCGGTGGTCGACAACGTCGGCGTGCTCGTGGACGGCACGCTCTACCACCCGGGCGACTCCTTCGACCTGCCGGAGGCGCCGGTGCGGGTGCTGGCCGTGCCGGTGAGCGGCCCCTGGTTGAAGCTCGGCGAAGTACTGGACTTCGTGGCGCAGGTACGGGCCAGCACGGTGCTCCCCATCCACGAGGTGCACCTGTCCGAGATCGGCAAGCGAATGGTGCTCGCGCGCGTCGAGCATGTGACCGCCGAGTACGGCGGCCGGTTCGTCACTGGCCGCTGGCAGGAATCGACGGACAAGTCGCCCACCAGTCGGGACTAG